The Patescibacteria group bacterium genomic sequence TTGGTTTGAACCTATGGCCCGGATAATTGATTCAATTCCATGATGCCCGGCGGCTAAACTTTGGTGAGTAAACTTAACTTTGCCAAAAATCAAATCTGTGTCATCATGAATAACCAAGATTCTTTCCGGAAGCAGTTTGTAGTAGTTCAAAAGCTGTTTTATTGCCGGGCCTGATTGGTTCATATAAGCTGAAAGCTTAACTAAGCCAAGTTTGTTTTTGGTTTTTATCTCCGCCGGGAGCTTCGAGATTTTTTTCCAATTGCCTTGTTGGTTTAACGA encodes the following:
- the pth gene encoding aminoacyl-tRNA hydrolase, yielding MDKLIIGLGNPEEKYAKTKHNIGKEFLDFLSNNSLNQQGNWKKISKLPAEIKTKNKLGLVKLSAYMNQSGPAIKQLLNYYKLLPERILVIHDDTDLIFGKVKFTHQSLAAGHHGIESIIRAIGSNQFARIRIGVRPENSEQKAEALVLRKITKKEEQIIEQVSFPKALDLTNQWLES